GTCAGATCCGTTACAGTCGTGATCCCGTCGCGCTCCGTAAACGTGACGGTGATCTCCGCCGGCGCCTGCGGGAACGGATCGTAAATGAACGAGTGGATCAGCCGCTCCGGCCGCATAATCTCTTTGTAAACGCCGCGGAAGCCGCACTCTGAACCGTCGGGCATCCGTAACGTGTAGCGGTATGCTCCCCCCGGCCGCAGGTCGATCTCGCAGACATCCATCTGCGCGGTGCGGCAACCCCACCACTGGCGCACATGTTCCGGCAGCGTCCAGCAATCGAAGACCAATTCCCGCGGCGCGTCGAACGCCCGCGTGATGACAATCTCCAAATCGCTCGGCGTCGTCAGCTTGAAACTGGGGTGAGATTTAACGGGCATGAGTTTGCCTTCAGATAGGTCTAAATGCGGGAGCGCGGAGATTGAACCACGAAACACACGAAAGAAACGAAAAGGGAAATGCGGGGATTGCACCGTTAATGAACGCTGAGGGGACGCTAATAAATTCAAAAGCATTTAGTTCTTATTAGCGAATCATCAGCGTCGATCAGCGGTGAATACTTGGCATTAGTTTCGTGCCCTTTCGTGCGTTTCGTGGTTAAGAAATCCCCGCATTCAATGCTGAACGCCAACCTTCGCCTGCGACTCCGCCAACTGCTTCATGTTCGCGAGCCCTTCCTCAAACTGCCCGCCGCACAGCTTTTCCATGTTCATCACCAGCCCAATCGCCTTCGTCATGAAGTTGTAGTTCCCCTCCATCGACCAAGTGACTTCCGTCTCGTCGCCGACCTTCTTGAAGACGAAGTCAGCGCTGTTTGTGGCCGTGAACGGCTTGAAGAATTCGAGCTTGAGATCGACCCGCTCGTGCGGTTGGCTGCCGACGATCGTCATCCGCCCCTCGCCGACGTTGCCGTTCCCTTTCCAGGCGTAGGTGGCGCCGACGCCCGCCTCAGGGCCGTCGTAAATCCGCTGCAGGTTCGGATCAAGCTTTTCCCACGGCGACCACCCGTGCCACTTCCGCAGGTTGTTCACCAAATCGAACAACACCGCCGGCGGCGCCTTGATGCGTGTCGAGCGCACATACCGAAACCGCGAAGGCCGCGTCGCGATGGCGACGAAGAGCAGAACCAGAACGACGGCGACGCCGATGAGGATTTTGGTGAGCATGGGAGTGAGTGAGTGAGTGTTTAAGTGAGTAGGAAGAACTGCCTACACCGCATTCGCAACTGACAACGGACCACTGACGAAGCTTCTACAACTTCGTCGCCGGCACGCCTTCCAGCGGCAGCAAAGCGCGAATCTCCACCGTTCCATGCCGAGCGCCCGGATGCCGCGCCGCAATCTCCGCCGCTTCTCCCACCGATTCGGCCTCGATAATGTAGAACCCGCCTAGCACCTCGCGGCTTTCGGCGTACGGCCCGGCGGTGACGGTCGTCTTCCCGTCGCGCACCCGCACGAGCGTCGCCGATCGCGCCGGCTGCAGCGGCGTCGCGAACAGGTATTTCCCCTGCCGGTCGAGGTCGTGGCACAACGCCGTCGCTTCCTTCATCGCCGCCAAATGCTTCTCGGCGCCGGCCCCTTCCCAGTACTGTTCATCGTCGAAACTAACGAGCATAAAACGCATTGGGTTGACTCCTATATCAAGGCGACCATCGAGTTGTGGCTGCGATTCATGAACGCCTACTTCGGCAGCCCGTCGATCTCCACGATCGGCCGCACTTCCACAGTCCCCTTTCGGGCGCCCGGAATTCGCCCCGCGATCGCAATCGCTTCATCGAGATCCGACGCGTCGACGAGAAAGTAACCGCCGAGCTGCTCGCGCGTCTCGGCAAACGGCCCGTCCGTAACGAGTCGCTTCCCATCACGCACCCGCACGCTCGTCGCCGTGGTCACCGAGTGGAGCGGCGACGCAGCCAGGAACTTGCCATCCTCGGCCAGCGCTCGGCACAAAGCGGCCGACTCGCCAAAGCATTCTTTCCGCTCCGTTTCCGTCCAGGCCTCTTCGGCGCCGTAAATCAAAAGCATGTATTTCATGATGCTCGCTCCACTACTTCATTCTTGTGGTCCCCTCCCCTTGAGGGGGAGGGTTAGGGAGGGGTGACTGAATCTGGTACCGGCGTTCCACTCCCTCCCCAGCCCTCCCCCCAAAGGAGAGGGGGCCAGATATGTTTATTGTTGGGCGATCACGCCCGCCACATGCGCCGCCAGACGATCAAAATTCTGCTCATTCGCTTGCTCGATGAACTCGCGCAGCTTTTCACTCTCCGGCGACGCCTCAAGCTTCATCAGCCACGTCAGTTCCGTTTGCTCGCCCACCGCCTGGTACGTCATCGTCATCCGGTACCAGTGCATTGGCCGCAGGTGATCGAACACAATTCGCGTCGGCTTCACGAACTCGACGATCTGCGATTCGTTCGCAAAGTCGCCGCCGTTGGGGGCGTGCATCGTGATCCGCCACGCTCCGCCAGGACGGAAGTCGAACTCTTCGATCGTGTTCGTGAACCCCGCCGGCCCCCACCACTTGGCGAGTTGCTCGGGATCGCTGAACGCCTCGAACAGCTGCGTCGGCGTCGCATCGAACAACCGTACGTTGACGATGTCGATCGTCGCCCGTCCGGCGGTCCCCTCGGTCGCGTTGGCTTGGTTTGCAGTCATCGTCGCCGATCCCGATTCTCTGTTCTCACGAGTTAGTCGAACGGAAACGCCCCGCCTCGACAGCCCCCGCAGGTTTTCTCAAACTTTTTTCACCGCCATCGACTCGCCCGGTAGTTTCCCACGTCGCTGCAGGCCGAACCTCAACGCTCCCACCCCGTTGCACGACGGGGTGGCGTGCCATGAGCTGTATCGCATGATTCATATCACTCGCCTCGATCACCAACATCCCCCGCAACGTTGTCCGGCCGCCGCCGACCAGGCAACCCGGTTCGACCGCTGCCGCGCCGTGGTGTAGTCGCAGCGTCGCGGCGTTCTCCTCGCAGTCGAGCGCCTCGCACGCCACGACATGCCCCGCCTTGGCGAGCAGTTCGGCATACCCCCGGCACTCGTCGCGAAACGCCCCCCGCTCCGCAAGCGGCAGTAACTTCCACGCCGGAGCATCCATGTATCCGAGGCAAACGTATCTCATCGCCGTTCGATCGTTGTTATTGGCCTTCGCCTGTAACAGCTTTGTGGGAGGCGTCTCCGACGCCGATTTCGCTTGCCAACACGAGGCAAGTTGGCTCTATCGCTACGCTTCGGGGTCGGAGACCCCTCCCACAAACACTTGCAGCAACTACTCGCCACTACTTCTTCGCAATCTCCGCCGCCAGTCGCTCCTCTTGAGCCCGCAGCTCCGGCGTCACCGCGTCGCCAAAATCTTCCATCGTGAAGACCTGCCGAATCTCCAGTTGCGATTCATGCCCCGTCGGATTCGGGCACTTCTGCGCCCACTCGATCGCTTCCTGCAGCGACTTGCATTCCCAAATCCAAAAGCCGGCCACCAGCTCCTTAGTCTCGGCGAACGGCCCGTCGACCACCGTCCGCTTCTCGCCGGAGAACATGATGCGAGCGCCCCGCGAGCTCGGGTGCAGCCCCTCGCCCGCCCGCATAATGCCCGCGTTCACGAGCTGTTCGTTGTACGCGCCCATCTCGGTGAGCTGCGCTTCGGTCGGCATCACGCCAGCCTCGGTTTCGGCCGAGGCCTTTACGAAGACGATGAATTTCATGACTCTATCTCCACTGCTCGAAGAGAAATGCGTTTAACACAGAGAACACAGAGGCCACAGAGAAACACGAAGAAGAGATTATCGATTTGCATTCTTCTCCGTGCTCTCTGTGTCCTCTGTGTTGAAGTATTTGTTTTTATTTGCGAAGCGAGTGACGCACGAACAGAACACTAACCTTCCTGCGGCTGCACATAATTCGGATCCATCCAGAAGGGCCCCCACATGTGCCCGTCGAGGTCCTCAAACCCCCACTCGTACATGAACCCGTGATCGGTCGACGATTCCTGCGGCGTCCCCCCGGCGGCCCCGGCGGCGTTCACCAGCGCGTCGACCACCTCGCGGCTATCGACCGACAACGCAATCAGCGCGCCAACCGCCTGTTTCGCGTCGGCCGTTTTCTTCGTCGTGAAGGTCTCGAAGAACGGGATCGTGAGCAGCATCGCGTAGCTGTGTTCCCCCAGCACGACGCACGCTCCTTGTTCGTTGCTGAACTGCTTGTTGATCGAGAAGCCCAGGCTCTCAAAGAAGGCGACCGAGCGCGGAAGGTCCTGCACCGGCAGGTTGATGAACATGTTCGAAACGACTGGTTTCACAGCGGCGGTCATCGTCGTATCTCCAGAATTGGTCGGTTGTTCGGTAAGGATCAGCCCGCCGGCGGAAGGCCTGCCGCGGCGGGAAGCAAGTGGCGCCCGTTGGCTGCTGACATGAGGTAGTCGCTCGGGATGGGGCCGAATCGACAGGGCCCCGAAAACTTTTCCAGAAATTTGTGGGAGGCGTCTCCGACGCCGATTTCGCGTTGCAAACCGCCTCGCTTGGAACGTCGAATCGGCGTCGGAGACGCCTCCCACAGCGAACACCGTACCAACCGCTCTCAAGCCAACTCCCGCAGCCGCCCCTCCAAAAACCGCCGCTCCGGCTCCTGCCGAGTCAGCGCCAGCGCCTGCTCGTACGACCGGCGAGCGTCCTCGCTCCGCCCCAGTCGTCGGCAGAAATCGGCCCGCACGCTGTGGGCCAAATGGTAATCCGCCAAATCGCCCCGCGTGAGAATCGCGTCGACCAAATCGAGCCCCGCCCCCGGCCCATCCCGCATCGCCACGGCGACGGCCCGGTTCAGCTCCACCACCGGCGTCGGCACGGCCCGCAGCAGCACGTCGTAAATCGCCACAATCTGCGGCCAATCGGTCGCCGCCGCCTCGCGGGCATCGGCATGAATCGCCGAAATCGCCGCCTGCAGCGTGTACGGCCCGACTTCCTGCGACGCCAGCGCCCGCTCCACCAGCGACTGCCCTTCGGCGATCAGCGTCCGATCCCACAGCCCGCGATCTTGGGCGTCGAGCAAAATGAGCTCGCCGTTCCCATCGGCGCGGGCCGCCCGCCGCGATTCATGCAGCACCATCAGCGCGAGCAGGCCGAGCGATTCCGCTTCGGGCAACAACTCCACGAGCAGCCGGCCGAGTCGAATCGCCTCGCCGGAGAGATCGGCCCGCGTTACCGAGTCGCCCGACGACGCGGCATACCCTTCGTTGAACACCAAATAAACGACCTGCAGGACCGATTCGAGCCGATCGGGCAGATCCTCGCGCGAAGGAATTTGGTATGGAATCTTCGCATCGCGGATTTTCGATTTCGCCCGCACGATCCGCTGGGCGAGCGTCGACGGCGCCACGAGAAACGCGCTCGCAATCTCTTCGGTCGTTAGCCCGCACACTTCGCGGAGCGTGAGTGCCGTTTGCGCCTCGGGCGGCAAGGCAGGGTGGCAGCAGGTGAAAATCAGCCGCAGCCGATCGTCCTCGACCCCCGCCTCCTCGGCCAACTCCGCCGGCCCGACGGCCGTTTCATTTCGATCGGCCAGGTCTCCCAGCGACGCATCGAACCGCGCCCGCCGGCGAATCGCATCGATCGCCTTGAACCGCCCCGCCGAGACAAGCCACGCCCGCGGATTCGCCGGCACCCCCTCCGTCGGCCACTGCTTCACCGCCGAAGCAAACGCCTCGTGCAGCGCCTCCTCAGCCAAATCGAAATCGCCGAGTAACCGAATGAGCGTCGCAAACACGCGCCGCGACTCGGCGCGATAAATCGCATCGACGGCGTCACGCACGGCGGCGTCTGGTAGGACAGTGGACATGATTGACGTGTGTGCGAGTCAGTTGTCAGTGGTCCGTTGTCAGTTGCGAAATTAGCCCCCGGTTCTTCAAACCGGGGGGTGAAGGGTGCACGGTTCTTCAAACCGGGGCAATCGACGTGCCCCAGCGAATTAGCATCTGAACATGCACCAGCAATCCCCATCGCCAGCCACTGACCACTGACCACTGACAACGGACCACTGACCTATCCCAACAAAAACTCATTCAACCGCGCCAAATGCTGCACCGCGCCTTCAATCGCCCCATACTTCTCCACGACGTATGCGCGATCATCCGGCGTCTTGAACACCATTTGCATGGTTATCTTAGTCTGGCCGCCTTGCTGTACAAATGTCACGGTCGAGCGAAATTGCACCGCCCGCTCGCCCGGCACGGGATCGCCCCCGCTATGGGTGTAAACCAGCCGTTCCGGCGGGACGATTTCTTCGTACACCGTCTTGTTCGGATAGTTGGTTCCATCGGGGCCGTGCATTACGTACTTCCAAACGCCGCCCGGGCGGACGTCCATCCGCTCGATCGTCGTCGTAAACCCGTTCGGCCCCCACCACTTCACCACCTTCTCGGGGTCGGTCCACGCCGAGAACGCTAGCTCCCGCGGGGCGTCGAGCAGCCGGGTAATGACAATCTCGCGGTCGGAAGTCGACTCGTTGGCGGCAGGGTCAAAGCTGGCGGTCATCGATTGGCTCCGGGGAATCGGTAGGAGGAGCGGCGGCCGTTTCGCTCGCCGACTCCGGGGTCGCGTCCGCTTCCTTGCGCTGAATCTCCTGGAGGTAGGCGTCGAGTCGATCGAAGCTCTCCTCCCAAAACTGGCGGTACTGGTCGATCCACCCCGCCGCCTCGGCCAGCGGCTTCGCCTTCAGCCGACAGGGCCGCCATTGGGCGTCGCGCCCCCGTTCGATGAGCCCCGCCTTCTCGAGCACCTTCAAATGCTTCGAAATTGCGGGCATCGTCATCTTAAAGGGAGATGCTAGCTCGGTCACCGACGACTGCCCCTTGGCCAATCGCCCGAGAATCGCCCGGCGAGTGGGGTCGGCCAGCGCGGCAAACGTCGCGGAAAGCTTATCGGCCGTCATGGCGATTTACCTTTTGGTTAAATAACCTTTCGGTAAAATAAACTGCGGCCTGGGAGGAGTCAAGTGTTCTGAAGGCGCCAACGGGGGGCGCCTTTCGTCAGTGCGCGAATACCGCCGCTAGTTCTTCCGTGCCGGCGTTACGCCCTCAACCGGAACGACCTCGCGCGTCGACTCCGGCGCCTTCGGCGCTCTCAGACGCAGCGCCGCTGCCTCGGCTTGGCGGCTATAGTCGATCGACTCGCCCAAAATCCGCATCGCCTCCTGGTCGGCGTGGAATCCCTTCGAGTTTTCGCTGCTCACAAAGTCGAGCCGCCACGCCGCTTTCTTCTGCAACTCGAAGATTAGCCCCAGTTCCTCTTCGGTCGCCCCCGCCGCTTCGGCGTCGCGAATCGCGTCGAGCATGTCGGTGAGCGCGACGGCGGCCCGTTCTATCTGCGCGGTCGTCCGTCCCTGGATCGTGGCGACCTTGTCGCGCAGTTCCTCTTCGGGAACATTGTGGCACGTTTGGCATGCGTTGTTGGTGTTTAGCAGCGGGCTCCGCACCCAGTGGCTGCTCACCTTCATCGCTCCCTCGCGTTGATAAGGCATATGGCAGTCGGCGCAACTTACGCCACTGCGCGCGTGGATCCCTTGGCTCCACATCTCGAATTCCGGATGCTGCGCTTTGTAAACGTGCGCACCAGTCTCGCCATGGACGAAGTCGTAGAACGGCTCGCCGTCGGGGAACTTGTGCCCGTCGTACGTCTTTTCGATCTGCTCGATCTTCAGCCCGTTCTGCCAAGGAAAAAACAACGTCTCCTTCGGGCCGCAGTAGTACTCGACGTGGCACTGCCCGCAGACGAAGCTGCGTTTCTCCTGTCGCGAGGCATCGACGTTCGGATCATACGGCCGCTGGCGATTCCCTTTCCGCCACCGCTCGACGCTCGGCATGTGCGGAACTGGATCATCGCTCTCCGCGAGCGCGGCGATGCCGTTGATGAACCCAGGCCGCGTGATCCGTAACTCCATCGTCTTCGGATCGTGGCAGTCGATGCACGCCACCGGATGGGCGTCGCCGAGGTGATGCTCGTCGACCTTGCCTGCGGCCTCTTCACCAGTGCCCACGTCGTCCTCGCCATCGGACGGTTTCCCTTCCGAAGCGGGCGGGTTGGCCGGCGTATTTGGCGTATTTCCCCCGGGAAATAGCGGATTCTTCTCCCCCGGCGTACCATCGGGCGTTTTGAGAAGTTCGTTGTGCGCCGCCGAGTACTCCATCGCACTGGCAAGCTTGAACCCTTCCATCACGGCGGGCCAATTAAAATCGTTCGCCAGCGTCTCCGCGTCCGCTTCCTTCCCTTCGGCTTCAAGCCCTAGTCGGCGATACGTCGGAATGATCGACGCATGGCAATGGAGGCACGCCCCGCTCTGTGGGCGCTGCGTCACGCGATCGGTCACCTCCTGGTCGTACAGCATGTAAGCGTGGCCACGCGCTTCGCGATAGTCGATGCTGAAGGCGTAGCCGGCGTACAGTCGCTTGAGCCAAGGGTGCTCGTCGAGCTTGCTCGCCGGCATCGCGCTTGAGCCGCCGCGCTCCGTCTCTTCGTCATCGACCGTGCGGCGATAGCTGTCGAACTGCGACGGCCAATTGATACCCCAAGGGACGGGATCGGTGCTTGTTTCTTTCACATCGACCAATCGCACGAACGGCGTGCGGCCTTCCTGCTTATGCTCGAAGATCGAAATGAGCAGCGCCGCGACGCCGACCGTGGCGAGCGCGACGACCGCCGCGAGCAGCGCCAGCAGCAACGGACCGCGTGAGCGCTTGGGCTTCGTGGCAGGAGTTTTGGCGGCGGCTGAACTCATGTTGGCGAGGCTCCGACGGCGTTCGGAAAAGTGGCGGCGAGTCGTCGACTAAGCTTTCAGTCTTTGAAAGCGTGACCGACGTCGCTGTGGCAATGAATGCAATTGAGCATGTCGCCCCCCGATTCGGCGGGGAGCAGGTTGTGGACGAGATCGGCGTGGCAATGGAGGCAAGCCTCCTGCGTCACCCGGCGATTGCGCGGCTTGATCTGGATCGGCTCGTGAAAGTTTTCGAGCGTGAACGCCAGCGAATGAAAGAACCCATTGTCGGCCTTGGTGACCCACTTGCCGATCGGGTGATGGGGCAAGTGGCAGTCGTTGCAGACGGCGACGTGGCGGTGGCTCGATTGCTCCCAGGAATCAAAATGCCCCTGCATCACATGGCAGTTAACGCAGCCTTTGGGATCGTTGCTGAGGTAGCTGGCGCCCTGGCCGTATCCGAAGGTGAAGAGGCCCAGCCCCGCGAGCACCCCAACGCCGACCGCCAGGAATGCGAAAAATCGCCCCTTTATTCCCCGGCCGGCCGTGGGCGGCGCCACTTGCGGCTCAGGTTCGGCAGGTTCCTCGTTCAAGTCGCCGTTTCCCGTGTGAGAATGGGCTGTTCGGGCTCGGTTCGCGAACTCTCTCGCTGCAAGTTATTACGAGCAAGTGGTTTACGGCTTCTGTCGCTGTCTTGTCGCTGAGCCGAGTAGGTCGTGCCCCCTCTGTGGGAGGGGCTTCGATGGAGCCGTTGCCATCAACAGCCGATAACTCCACGACGGGCTACTGCCCAACGTGAGAAATTGTGCACGTTAGAGTGCAGATTTCCAGTCCACCCGCCCAATTTTCCGTGGCGCGTGCCGTCAATATTGCCAAACGAACGACCACAGGCCAGCAACTGCGAAAAAGGCGGCTTTTCACCCCGACCAATTTTGTTATGATGCGGGGCTACCACCTGTTTTGAGGCCCAATCCCCGCAAAGGGGAGATAGAGTCATGCCAAAGCAAAAGACCCACAAGGGTACCAAGAAGCGTTTCCGTCTCACCGCCACGGGCAAGGCGAAGCACCGTTCGGCAGGCACCAGCCATTTGGCCGCCCGCATGAGCAGCAAGCGCAAGCGCCAACTCCGTGGCACCGAAGTCTCGGCTACCGTCGAATCGAAGATGGTGATCAAGGCTCTCTGCGGAAACAGCTACTAACCCGGGTGATTGGTGACGCGTCACCATCCCCACTACCAACCTCGCCGGGCGTTAAACGTCTTCCACCATGGAAGAGGCCTGGGCGTGAGACTTCAGCAATAAGGGGTTCCTTTAATGAGAACCACCAAGGGCTCAGCCCGTAACAAGGCGAAGAATCGCCTCTTCAAGAAGACCAAGGGCTTTACCGGCGGACGCGGAACGCTCCTCCGCAGTGCCAAGGAAACGCTCGTCCGCGCCGAGGCGTACGCCTTCCGCGATCGCCGCGTGAAGAAGCGTGAGTTCCGCAAGCTGTGGATCATCCGCATCAACGCCGCCGCCCGCGAGCGTGGTCTCCGCTACAGCGAGTTCATCGCCGGCCTGAAGAAGGCCCAGATCGACCTCGATCGCAAGACCCTGTCGGAAATCGCGATTGCCGATCCCGCTGCGTTCGATGCGATCGTGGCCAAGGCCCGCGAAGCGCTGTCGGCCTAAACTGCACTTACTGCAGTCGGTCTTCAAGTCAGTTCAGCTGCGGTAACGGCACCAGCGCCGTCACTAGCCGGCGGGCCACGCCCGCCGGGCGGCGGTGGAGAACGTTCGCCGCTTCCTCCCGGACCGCGTGGCGGTCCGGCTAGATGGCCGTTAGGCTATCGTGTGCCATGACGACTTCTAACGTATCCGACGGTCTACGCGAGTTCTGCGCCTCGCTCGACGAGTTGAGCGCCGCCGCGCAACAAGCGTTCGCAGCAGTCGCCGATGCCGCTGCGCTCGAAGAGGCCCGCGTCGACTTCACCGGCGCCAAGGCGGGCAAGCTGAAAGCTGCGCAGCAAGGCCTCGGCAAGGTCGACAAGGCCGACAAGCCAGCCGCCGGTAAGAAGTTCAACGAGGCGAAGGCCGCCGTGGAGGCCGCGCTCGAAGCGGCTAGAGTGCGCATCCATACGGTCGACATATCGGGAGTCTCGTCTACCCTCACC
This sequence is a window from Lacipirellula parvula. Protein-coding genes within it:
- a CDS encoding VOC family protein, whose amino-acid sequence is MTAAVKPVVSNMFINLPVQDLPRSVAFFESLGFSINKQFSNEQGACVVLGEHSYAMLLTIPFFETFTTKKTADAKQAVGALIALSVDSREVVDALVNAAGAAGGTPQESSTDHGFMYEWGFEDLDGHMWGPFWMDPNYVQPQEG
- a CDS encoding YciI family protein; amino-acid sequence: MRYVCLGYMDAPAWKLLPLAERGAFRDECRGYAELLAKAGHVVACEALDCEENAATLRLHHGAAAVEPGCLVGGGRTTLRGMLVIEASDMNHAIQLMARHPVVQRGGSVEVRPAATWETTGRVDGGEKSLRKPAGAVEAGRFRSTNS
- a CDS encoding YciI family protein, with the protein product MRFMLVSFDDEQYWEGAGAEKHLAAMKEATALCHDLDRQGKYLFATPLQPARSATLVRVRDGKTTVTAGPYAESREVLGGFYIIEAESVGEAAEIAARHPGARHGTVEIRALLPLEGVPATKL
- a CDS encoding SRPBCC family protein, with product MPVKSHPSFKLTTPSDLEIVITRAFDAPRELVFDCWTLPEHVRQWWGCRTAQMDVCEIDLRPGGAYRYTLRMPDGSECGFRGVYKEIMRPERLIHSFIYDPFPQAPAEITVTFTERDGITTVTDLTIHLSKEARDGHLHSGMDVGAAESLDRLAEHLDTLTC
- a CDS encoding SRPBCC family protein, encoding MTANQANATEGTAGRATIDIVNVRLFDATPTQLFEAFSDPEQLAKWWGPAGFTNTIEEFDFRPGGAWRITMHAPNGGDFANESQIVEFVKPTRIVFDHLRPMHWYRMTMTYQAVGEQTELTWLMKLEASPESEKLREFIEQANEQNFDRLAAHVAGVIAQQ
- a CDS encoding RNA polymerase sigma factor; the encoded protein is MSTVLPDAAVRDAVDAIYRAESRRVFATLIRLLGDFDLAEEALHEAFASAVKQWPTEGVPANPRAWLVSAGRFKAIDAIRRRARFDASLGDLADRNETAVGPAELAEEAGVEDDRLRLIFTCCHPALPPEAQTALTLREVCGLTTEEIASAFLVAPSTLAQRIVRAKSKIRDAKIPYQIPSREDLPDRLESVLQVVYLVFNEGYAASSGDSVTRADLSGEAIRLGRLLVELLPEAESLGLLALMVLHESRRAARADGNGELILLDAQDRGLWDRTLIAEGQSLVERALASQEVGPYTLQAAISAIHADAREAAATDWPQIVAIYDVLLRAVPTPVVELNRAVAVAMRDGPGAGLDLVDAILTRGDLADYHLAHSVRADFCRRLGRSEDARRSYEQALALTRQEPERRFLEGRLRELA
- a CDS encoding ArsR/SmtB family transcription factor, producing the protein MTADKLSATFAALADPTRRAILGRLAKGQSSVTELASPFKMTMPAISKHLKVLEKAGLIERGRDAQWRPCRLKAKPLAEAAGWIDQYRQFWEESFDRLDAYLQEIQRKEADATPESASETAAAPPTDSPEPIDDRQL
- a CDS encoding SRPBCC family protein; translated protein: MTASFDPAANESTSDREIVITRLLDAPRELAFSAWTDPEKVVKWWGPNGFTTTIERMDVRPGGVWKYVMHGPDGTNYPNKTVYEEIVPPERLVYTHSGGDPVPGERAVQFRSTVTFVQQGGQTKITMQMVFKTPDDRAYVVEKYGAIEGAVQHLARLNEFLLG
- the nrfH gene encoding cytochrome c nitrite reductase small subunit gives rise to the protein MNEEPAEPEPQVAPPTAGRGIKGRFFAFLAVGVGVLAGLGLFTFGYGQGASYLSNDPKGCVNCHVMQGHFDSWEQSSHRHVAVCNDCHLPHHPIGKWVTKADNGFFHSLAFTLENFHEPIQIKPRNRRVTQEACLHCHADLVHNLLPAESGGDMLNCIHCHSDVGHAFKD
- a CDS encoding SRPBCC family protein; translated protein: MLTKILIGVAVVLVLLFVAIATRPSRFRYVRSTRIKAPPAVLFDLVNNLRKWHGWSPWEKLDPNLQRIYDGPEAGVGATYAWKGNGNVGEGRMTIVGSQPHERVDLKLEFFKPFTATNSADFVFKKVGDETEVTWSMEGNYNFMTKAIGLVMNMEKLCGGQFEEGLANMKQLAESQAKVGVQH
- the rplT gene encoding 50S ribosomal protein L20 produces the protein MRTTKGSARNKAKNRLFKKTKGFTGGRGTLLRSAKETLVRAEAYAFRDRRVKKREFRKLWIIRINAAARERGLRYSEFIAGLKKAQIDLDRKTLSEIAIADPAAFDAIVAKAREALSA
- a CDS encoding YciI family protein, which gives rise to MKFIVFVKASAETEAGVMPTEAQLTEMGAYNEQLVNAGIMRAGEGLHPSSRGARIMFSGEKRTVVDGPFAETKELVAGFWIWECKSLQEAIEWAQKCPNPTGHESQLEIRQVFTMEDFGDAVTPELRAQEERLAAEIAKK
- the rpmI gene encoding 50S ribosomal protein L35; protein product: MPKQKTHKGTKKRFRLTATGKAKHRSAGTSHLAARMSSKRKRQLRGTEVSATVESKMVIKALCGNSY
- a CDS encoding YciI family protein, whose amino-acid sequence is MKYMLLIYGAEEAWTETERKECFGESAALCRALAEDGKFLAASPLHSVTTATSVRVRDGKRLVTDGPFAETREQLGGYFLVDASDLDEAIAIAGRIPGARKGTVEVRPIVEIDGLPK
- a CDS encoding ammonia-forming cytochrome c nitrite reductase subunit c552, coding for MSSAAAKTPATKPKRSRGPLLLALLAAVVALATVGVAALLISIFEHKQEGRTPFVRLVDVKETSTDPVPWGINWPSQFDSYRRTVDDEETERGGSSAMPASKLDEHPWLKRLYAGYAFSIDYREARGHAYMLYDQEVTDRVTQRPQSGACLHCHASIIPTYRRLGLEAEGKEADAETLANDFNWPAVMEGFKLASAMEYSAAHNELLKTPDGTPGEKNPLFPGGNTPNTPANPPASEGKPSDGEDDVGTGEEAAGKVDEHHLGDAHPVACIDCHDPKTMELRITRPGFINGIAALAESDDPVPHMPSVERWRKGNRQRPYDPNVDASRQEKRSFVCGQCHVEYYCGPKETLFFPWQNGLKIEQIEKTYDGHKFPDGEPFYDFVHGETGAHVYKAQHPEFEMWSQGIHARSGVSCADCHMPYQREGAMKVSSHWVRSPLLNTNNACQTCHNVPEEELRDKVATIQGRTTAQIERAAVALTDMLDAIRDAEAAGATEEELGLIFELQKKAAWRLDFVSSENSKGFHADQEAMRILGESIDYSRQAEAAALRLRAPKAPESTREVVPVEGVTPARKN